One window of Epinephelus fuscoguttatus linkage group LG9, E.fuscoguttatus.final_Chr_v1 genomic DNA carries:
- the nipsnap3a gene encoding protein NipSnap homolog 3A — MLKLRSSSLRSAAALLSPAAAAPAAAAQPRVHLTTGPRQAHSTFYEFRTYDIRPDQNAAFLKLTAEKIHLRTAHSELIGYWSVEYGGLNKVFHIWKYDSYSQRAGVRAALAQDPSWISEYISKAMPMLTSQDNEVTYLVPWSRLQSPPQEGGVYELVSYQMRPGGPAVWGHAFQAAITAHDAPGYGNLVGAFHNEFGRMNRVHVLWWFESADQRAEARHKAHTDARVVAAVRNSVAHLDSQENKLMFPCSFSPMK, encoded by the exons ATGTTGAAATTAAGGAGCTCGTCTCTGAGATCAGCTGCGGCACTGCTCTCACCTGCAGCTGCcgcacctgctgctgctgctcag CCTCGTGTGCACCTCACCACCGGCCCCCGACAGGCACACTCTACCTTCTATGAGTTCCGTACCTACGACATCCGTCCTGACCAGAACGCCGCCTTCCTCAAACTGACCGCTGAGAAGATCCACCTGCGCACCGCCCACTCCGAGCTGATTGGCTACTGGAGCGTCGAGTACGGTGGCCTGAACAAAGTCTTCCATATATGGAAATATG acagTTACTCTCAGCGGGCAGGTGTTCGGGCAGCCCTGGCTCAGGACCCCTCCTGGATCTCGGAGTACATCTCCAAGGCGATGCCAATGTTGACGTCTCAGGACAACGAGGTCACGTACCTGGTTCCCTGGAGCCGCCTGCAGAGCCCGCCACAGGAGGGAG gtgtgtaCGAGCTGGTGTCCTATCAGATGCGTCCCGGAGGTCCGGCGGTTTGGGGCCATGCCTTCCAGGCTGCCATCACCGCCCATGATGCACCGGGGTATGGCAACCTGGTGGGAGCTTTCCACAACGAGTTTGGCCGCATGAACAGAG TTCACGTCCTCTGGTGGTTCGAGAGCGCCGACCAGCGAGCTGAAGCTCGACACAAAGCTCACACTGACGCCAGAGTGGTCGCTGCAG tcaGAAACAGTGTCGCTCACCTGGACTCTCAGGAGAACAAACTCATGTTTCCCTGCTCCTTCTCTCCGATGAAGTAA